In a genomic window of Alteromonas gilva:
- the gap gene encoding type I glyceraldehyde-3-phosphate dehydrogenase has protein sequence MTIRVGINGFGRIGRLVMRAAASRQDIEVVAINDLLDPDYIAYLLKYDSTHGIFNADISIDNGQLIVDGTKIRVTAEKDPAQLKWSDVDVDVVVESTGLFLTKETASKHIEAGAKKVVMSAPSKDDTPMFVMGVNQDSYAGETIVSNASCTTNCLAPIAKVLNDKFGIVDGLMTTVHATTATQKTVDGPSMKDWRGGRGAGQNIIPSSTGAAKAVGKVIPALNGKLTGMAFRVPTPNVSVVDLTVNLATATSYEAICEAMKTASEGELKGILGYTEDAVVSNDFVGDARTSIFDATAGIALTDKFVKVVSWYDNEWGYSNKVLELVAHISK, from the coding sequence ATGACAATACGCGTCGGGATCAATGGGTTTGGCAGAATAGGCCGGCTCGTAATGCGCGCAGCAGCGAGCAGACAAGACATTGAAGTAGTTGCGATCAACGATTTGTTGGACCCTGATTACATTGCATACCTACTAAAATACGATTCAACTCATGGTATTTTCAACGCTGATATTAGCATTGATAATGGCCAATTAATTGTAGACGGCACCAAAATTCGTGTGACCGCCGAAAAAGATCCGGCACAACTGAAATGGTCAGACGTTGATGTAGATGTAGTAGTGGAATCAACCGGTCTGTTTTTGACTAAAGAAACGGCCAGTAAGCATATCGAAGCAGGCGCCAAGAAAGTGGTGATGTCTGCGCCTTCAAAAGACGACACCCCAATGTTTGTTATGGGCGTGAACCAGGACAGCTATGCCGGTGAGACCATCGTTTCAAACGCATCGTGCACCACTAACTGTCTGGCTCCTATCGCCAAAGTACTTAACGACAAGTTTGGTATTGTTGATGGTTTAATGACGACAGTGCATGCAACTACTGCAACGCAGAAGACCGTAGACGGCCCGTCGATGAAAGACTGGCGTGGTGGCCGCGGTGCTGGTCAGAATATTATTCCATCGTCTACTGGCGCAGCCAAAGCAGTAGGTAAGGTTATCCCGGCACTGAATGGCAAACTTACCGGTATGGCATTCCGCGTACCAACGCCTAATGTATCAGTGGTAGATCTCACGGTTAACTTAGCCACAGCCACCAGTTATGAAGCCATTTGTGAAGCCATGAAAACCGCTTCTGAAGGCGAATTGAAAGGCATCCTGGGCTACACTGAAGACGCGGTAGTTTCTAACGATTTCGTTGGTGATGCCCGGACCAGTATATTCGATGCCACCGCAGGTATCGCACTTACCGATAAATTCGTTAAGGTCGTTTCCTGGTATGACAACGAATGGGGTTATTCGAATAAAGTCCTGGAACTGGTTGCCCATATCAGTAAGTAG